The following coding sequences lie in one Silene latifolia isolate original U9 population chromosome 5, ASM4854445v1, whole genome shotgun sequence genomic window:
- the LOC141655938 gene encoding uncharacterized protein LOC141655938, producing the protein MVVIERASSLSSLSSTRKTEKGRSFEKDTNNTHEIVKLKSVKRASSFSSIRKEKQIMTSSSPKHGQERLKSKLMPRASSFSSLPSPLKKEKLIRGGSSLSTSNVESPKRARKSLTGKVKSKIKELGPICKKRKEVLTSIQVDDEFEVCFDKQINEGTMINPDDCFWLSSGSMSPQEFGLFMSALDPCLDEWVISFVPQSSNSPSVVKHEVVTSGETLVEEPVKHVVINEDPACSSSLALSTYTNNSAFWNMDRTGVWVSLINLEGENSNLISDEISEDEELDSNFPSPTHQEINWDAYSSDVGISSSARSTQESSHSDWSSDLLSDSLDWDLDSEDPIFWPFGLESGWDPNLESFSVSPRKGTYKTDLDSENDGVGVGVGVVSPNSIKFRLHASRDGNKDGFKKKILFVSGLSASKIIEFKKGYRKKIASSRRSQIGKRVGRFKRRVPPPILETDLEGISPKETPTKETQEELVSFASDMMSGSEDWADEMDSDGPLVWPNDQRTDWNWNVTCDFLNISPRKNVVNITNFGSPKGGFTVSGSIRLKFRSNKKSKTKSSYTLPGLGASKNFKFKPESHRRGKKTTPLRLSPSCKSLVVIVPPKRISSFKPTGYNNGITRITANNGKRIRSMPIQMGRSAEEYIRMLSAGSVNRKFPKAVLTSEKNPIETAMGLSEFDGHEGVDMDFEEGNFSFEEFRNG; encoded by the coding sequence atGGTGGTGATTGAGAGAGCGAGTTCATTGTCTTCCTTGTCATCGACAAGGAAGACAGAAAAAGGTCGGAGTTTTGAAAAAGATACGAATAATACTCATGAAATTGTTAAACTAAAATCTGTCAAAAGAGCGAGCTCATTTTCTTCTATAAGGAAGGAGAAACAAATCATGACTAGTAGTAGTCCGAAACACGGTCAAGAGAGGCTAAAGTCGAAACTTATGCCAAGAGCGAGCTCATTTTCTTCTTTACCTTCGCCTTTAAAAAAGGAAAAACTTATTAGAGGTGGTAGCTCATTGTCGACTTCTAATGTCGAGTCACCTAAGAGGGCGAGGAAGAGTTTGACCGGGAAGGTGAAGTCGAAAATCAAGGAATTGGGTCCCATTTGTAAAAAGCGTAAGGAAGTATTGACTTCTATACAGGTGGATGATGAATTTGAGGTTTGTTTCGATAAACAGATTAATGAGGGGACGATGATTAATCCCGATGACTGCTTTTGGCTGTCATCGGGTAGCATGTCCCCTCAGGAGTTTGGTTTGTTCATGAGCGCGCTTGATCCTTGCCTTGACGAATGGGTTATCTCCTTTGTACCTCAGTCGTCAAATTCTCCTAGTGTTGTTAAGCACGAGGTTGTTACAAGCGGAGAGACGCTTGTAGAGGAGCCTGTTAAGCACGTGGTTATTAATGAAGATCCAGCTTGTTCGAGCTCTCTTGCTTTGAGCACATACACTAACAATTCCGCGTTTTGGAATATGGATAGGACCGGTGTATGGGTGTCTTTGATTAATCTCGAAGGTGAAAATTCAAATTTAATTTCTGATGAAATTTCGGAAGATGAGGAATTAGATTCTAATTTTCCTAGCCCTACGCATCAGGAAATTAATTGGGATGCGTATTCATCTGATGTCGGGATTTCTTCGTCTGCAAGATCAACTCAAGAGAGTTCTCACAGTGATTGGTCTTCTGACCTACTTTCTGATTCTCTGGATTGGGATCTTGATTCTGAAGACCCGATATTTTGGCCATTTGGGTTAGAGTCTGGGTGGGATCCGAATCTAGAATCTTTTTCAGTGTCCCCTCGTAAAGGGACATACAAAACAGACCTAGATTCGGAAAatgatggtgttggtgttggggttggtgttgtttcccctaattctatCAAGTTTCGACTTCATGCTAGTCGAGATGGTAATAAAGACGGATTTAAGAAGAAAATCCTTTTTGTCTCGGGTTTAAGTGCCTCGAAGATAATCGAGTTTAAAAAGGGGTATCGGAAAAAGATAGCTTCTTCAAGACGGTCACAAATTGGGAAAAGAGTTGGTCGTTTTAAGAGACGGGTGCCTCCTCCTATACTCGAGACTGATCTTGAGGGAATATCACCTAAAGAAACTCCTACAAAAGAAACACAGGAGGAATTGGTCAGTTTTGCTTCTGATATGATGTCTGGATCGGAGGATTGGGCCGATGAAATGGACTCGGATGGCCCATTAGTCTGGCCCAATGATCAAAGAACTGATTGGAATTGGAATGTTACCTGTGATTTTCTCAACATTTCACCTAGGAAAAATGTTGTCAACATTACAAATTTCGGCTCTCCAAAAGGCGGTTTCACAGTTTCAGGATCTATACGACTGAAATTCCGGTCTAATAAGAAGTCGAAAACCAAATCAAGTTACACCCTGCCTGGTTTAGGAGCATCCAAAAATTTCAAGTTCAAACCCGAGTCTCATAGAAGGGGGAAAAAAACTACGCCACTGAGGCTAAGTCCGTCTTGTAAAAGTTTGGTGGTTATAGTCCCTCCAAAGAGGATATCATCGTTTAAACCGACTGGCTATAATAACGGAATTACCAGGATTACTGCTAATAATGGGAAGAGAATAAGATCTATGCCTATACAAATGGGTAGATCAGCTGAAGAATATATCAGAATGCTATCTGCTGGTTCTGTAAACAGGAAGTTTCCGAAAGCTGTACTAACCTCAGAAAAGAACCCGATTGAGACCGCTATGGGGCTCAGTGAGTTTGATGGACACGAGGGTGTCGATATGGATTTCGAGGAAGGGAATTTCTCTTTTGAAGAATTCAGGAATGGTTGA